In one Gemmatimonadota bacterium genomic region, the following are encoded:
- a CDS encoding glycerol-3-phosphate dehydrogenase/oxidase, translating to MTYDAIVLGAGINGCGIARELSERGQRVLVLDKGAIGGGTSSKSSRLIHGGLRYLETRQFGLVREALSDRLELLGRYPELVSMQPFYLPIYRKSPRPVWRLWTGIKLYDALAGRHNIYRSRKISRKRFAREFPALKREGIRAVLRYYDGKTNDLALTKRVAEDARALGCVFREEVDVQHVAWDETEFVLLVGQKKYRSHTLINATGPWIDEVIARYQFPSRFQIRKVSGIHIFVDGLLTPHPLFLQTEGKRIFFLIPEPKRDQTIIGTTEREERGRVDDVVVQEEDINYLIRAVNAYLTPNRQLQRADITDAIVGVRPLVERKGDATALSREYELDLHTCGQTQLLNIFGGKLTTYLSLSRRVAKTLGIKEIATMALRA from the coding sequence ATGACCTACGACGCAATTGTATTGGGTGCGGGAATCAATGGATGCGGTATCGCGCGCGAACTCTCCGAGCGAGGGCAACGGGTGCTGGTGCTGGACAAAGGCGCGATTGGCGGGGGCACATCGTCCAAATCGTCGCGATTGATCCACGGTGGATTGCGCTATTTGGAAACGCGGCAATTTGGGCTGGTGCGAGAGGCTTTGAGTGATCGACTCGAGCTTTTGGGACGCTATCCCGAACTGGTCTCAATGCAACCCTTTTATCTGCCAATCTATCGCAAGAGCCCGCGTCCCGTCTGGAGGTTGTGGACAGGTATCAAACTCTACGACGCACTGGCCGGGCGGCACAATATCTATCGATCCCGCAAAATATCTCGAAAGCGATTTGCGCGCGAATTTCCCGCATTAAAACGAGAAGGAATCCGGGCGGTACTGCGCTATTACGATGGCAAGACAAACGATCTGGCACTCACCAAGCGAGTGGCAGAAGACGCGCGAGCGCTGGGATGCGTATTTCGCGAAGAAGTTGACGTACAACACGTGGCCTGGGATGAAACCGAATTTGTCCTGTTGGTAGGACAAAAAAAATACCGCAGTCACACCCTGATCAATGCAACGGGACCGTGGATTGATGAAGTCATAGCGCGTTATCAGTTCCCTTCGCGATTTCAGATTCGCAAAGTGAGCGGCATTCACATTTTTGTAGATGGACTTCTCACACCCCATCCCCTGTTTTTGCAAACCGAAGGCAAACGCATCTTTTTTCTCATCCCCGAACCAAAACGCGATCAGACAATAATTGGCACAACCGAACGCGAAGAGCGCGGACGCGTAGATGACGTGGTAGTTCAAGAGGAAGATATCAATTATTTGATTCGGGCAGTAAATGCGTACCTGACGCCGAACCGCCAGCTTCAACGCGCGGATATCACAGATGCCATTGTGGGCGTTCGTCCCCTCGTAGAAAGAAAAGGCGATGCAACCGCACTCTCGCGAGAGTACGAACTGGATCTGCACACGTGCGGACAAACCCAATTGCTCAATATATTCGGCGGAAAACTGACGACGTACTTATCGCTATCGCGCCGAGTCGCCAAAACACTCGGCATCAAAGAGATCGCGACAATGGCACTGCGCGCTTAA